A genomic window from Schistocerca piceifrons isolate TAMUIC-IGC-003096 chromosome 10, iqSchPice1.1, whole genome shotgun sequence includes:
- the LOC124718991 gene encoding 1,5-anhydro-D-fructose reductase-like, with the protein MTHKLEYVTFFNGQKMPIVGLGTWQSPNGEVGQAVDAALEAGYRHIDTAYAYGNEAEIGQTLKKWFDSGRLKREEVFIVTKLPFNGNRAESVEKYLKKSLEALQLEYVDLYLIHHPIGHLDVDGSVFPRDKDGKVLLDMNTDHISLWKAMEAQVDSGRALSIGLSNFNSRQVKRIWQAARIPLANLQVELHVYFRQRELAAFCRALDVTVCAYAPLGSPGRVDFERKRGRDTSKIVQLNPMSDPTVVDIAQRHGKTPAQVLLRHLVQHGIVVIPKSVNPERIRQNFDVFDFELTPEDMEKLDALDRGPKGRMFGTVADPDRMRHPEYPYKERY; encoded by the exons ATGACTCACAAACTGGAATACGTCACATTCTTTAATGGCCAGAAGATGCCGATTGTCGGCCTGGGAACATGGCAG TCACCAAACGGCGAGGTGGGGCAGGCCGTGGACGCGGCACTGGAGGCCGGCTACCGCCACATAGACACCGCCTACGCCTACGGAAATGAGGCGGAGATAGGCCAGACCCTGAAGAAATGGTTCGATTCTGGGAGACTGAAGAGGGAGGAAGTTTTCATTGTGACCAAG CTTCCATTCAATGGGAACAGAGCAGAGTCTGTGGAGAAGTACCTCAAGAAATCCCTGGAAGCACTGCAGCTAGAATACGTCGACCTGTACCTCATCCACCATCCCATAGGTCACTTAGATGTGGATGGATCTGTTTTTCCAAGAGACAAAGATGGAAAAGTTCTGCTTGACATGAATACTGATCACATCAGCCTGTGGAAG GCTATGGAGGCACAAGTGGACTCGGGCCGAGCACTCTCCATCGGGCTGTCCAACTTCAACTCGAGGCAGGTGAAGCGCATCTGGCAGGCAGCGCGCATTCCTCTGGCCAACCTGCAGGTGGAGCTGCACGTCTACTTCCGGCAGCGCGAGCTGGCCGCCTTCTGCCGCGCCCTCGACGTCACCGTCTGCGCTTACGCCCCCCTCGGCTCCCCGGGGAGGGTCGACTTTGAACGGAAACGCGGCAGAGACACCAGCAA AATCGTGCAGCTGAACCCCATGTCGGACCCTACCGTAGTGGACATCGCGCAGCGACACGGGAAGACTCCTGCCCAGGTGCTGCTGCGCCACCTCGTGCAGCACGGGATAGTCGTCATCCCGAAGAGTGTCAACCCGGAGCGTATCCGACAGAACTTTGAT GTATTCGATTTTGAGCTGACACCGGAGGATATGGAGAAACTGGACGCGCTCGACAGGGGCCCGAAGGGACGGATGTTTGGCACTGTTGCCGATCCAGA CCGAATGAGACATCCAGAATACCCGTACAAGGAGCGCTATTAG